TTTGTAACCTCTGTAAGACAAGCTCCATCCTTTGCCGAGAAGGGGGAACCGGGGGGAGAACGCTGGATTTCCTTGGAGCTAAAACTCCTCGCTGACGTGGGGTTAATTGGCTATCCCAATGTGGGCAAATCCACCATCATCGGCAGGGTATCCGCTGCAAAACCAAAGGTAGCGGACTATCCATTCACCACACGGGTTCCCCATCTGGGAGTCGTCAGTTTATCCGATGGAAGGGACTTCGTTGTGGCCGACATTCCTGGATTGATTGAAGGGGCACATAAAGGTGCCGGACTCGGTCATGCATTTTTGAGGCACATCGACAGGAGTGCAATCCTCGTCCACGTTCTCGACCTCTCGGGAATCGAGGGGAGGGATCCCATTTCGGATTTTGAAACCGTTCAAAGGGAGCTTAAACTATACAAGCCATCTCTCGCGAAGCGTCCACAAATAGTCACCGGAAACAAACTCGATCTTCCATCCGCTAAAGGAAATTTACCCCGCGCCATCCAATATTTTAAGGAGAAATATCAATTCTTTCCCATCTCAGCCGCCACTGGAGAAGGGATAAAGGAGCTGCTATATGCAATCGCCGAGAAGCTTGAAGAAGTGAAACGAACCAAGCGTCGAAGAAAAGCAGCTGTACATAGGGTTTTGAGTTTCCAAGAGGATGAAAGGGAACTCTTGATCTCAAGGGAGGAAGGAGTCTTCCTGGTGAGGGGGAAGGCCATAGAGCGACAGGTGGCCATGACCGATTTCGATAACGAAGAA
This genomic stretch from Actinomycetota bacterium harbors:
- the obgE gene encoding GTPase ObgE produces the protein MATFIDEARIFVKGGKGGNGCVSFRREKFAPKGGPDGGDGGRGGDVILRVVRSLRTLMDFHYQHYFKAEDGRHGRGSNKHGRSGKDLILRVPPGTMIKDEEGKVLCDLVEDGEEFIIARGGQGGRGNARFVTSVRQAPSFAEKGEPGGERWISLELKLLADVGLIGYPNVGKSTIIGRVSAAKPKVADYPFTTRVPHLGVVSLSDGRDFVVADIPGLIEGAHKGAGLGHAFLRHIDRSAILVHVLDLSGIEGRDPISDFETVQRELKLYKPSLAKRPQIVTGNKLDLPSAKGNLPRAIQYFKEKYQFFPISAATGEGIKELLYAIAEKLEEVKRTKRRRKAAVHRVLSFQEDERELLISREEGVFLVRGKAIERQVAMTDFDNEEAVAYLQQRFREIGLEDALKKAGAKEGDAIKIGSMVFDFRPS